The genome window aataattagacatcaatgtctaataaatacgttAGTAATAAAAgtcaatgatgacattcaaatatataaatatttgtataataagtAAGAGGTAGATTCgtcattttgaattaaattactcatgattattctattaaatatataatagataatagataaattgggtattatataaaataattaccaGAACACTATTTTAAAATGAGTATCATATGCAAAATGTGATGCTCATTCCCAAAATGGTAAAAACAATCTAACATTCCCAAATAATGGTAATttctatttatgtttttttcccAGATGGAAAATGTGGTATAATCGGCCTTCACGGCTTCACCCCTACACTGTACTAAAAAAAAGAACAAgccaaaacatttaaaattagGGTACAAACAAAGTGTACAAACAAGTGGAGCCCTGTGATTCCTAGAAGACATTACAAAGGCAAAAGGGCTATGGTAAAGTACTTGGGCAGATTCCTGTAATTTCGTAGATTTGTTAATATTCAACAGTTTATATCAGCAAATAGAACCAAGAAGCTACTAAAATAGAGGCTGAGCTTATGCGGCAACAGCAATCATTGAGAAAGATCTTCACACCTTCGTAGAATCACTAGGTAAGGTCCTTGGTCTGTCTGCATAGATGATGACTAACAGTACATACCATTAAGTAGTTCCAGCATCAGAAAGATGTCCGATGATGTAAAGTGGGTGAAGAACAGTTTCTGCCTCATGAGTAGTTGACTGTCTGGCTAGAGATAACCTGCGGAAAAGTCGGAAAAACCTTGCTTCAGTCCTTAGATATAATATTAATCTCCTTGAATTCCTAAGAAGCATATGCTCCAGCCCTGTCAAAAGCAAATAACATATCAATTTTAGGAGACATGAATCAGAGTGCCAGATTGAGGACAAGTAATATGATATGTTATTAACGAATATAGACTCGGAAATGAGCTGCTAAATCCTGTAAAATCATGACCCAATATAGATGAGCCTAAAACTATCAAGTTGCAATGCACCCtgcaataaaaataatttagattCCAGAGTAGCTTCAAATGCAACCCAGCCTTCACAATAGAAGTTAACAAGAGTATAAAAATGTCAGACTCCTGTGCATAATTAGGTAAATTGAAGTTCTACAATACACTCATCATACATATATAAGATTTTCCCAAACGTTGGCAGGATGTTAGATAGGAGTTTGTCTATCATAATGTCTGACTCATGTCTATCAGTCTACTATGACATCTCCAATTCGACTTGAGATTGGACCAACAGCAGGAATAGGTTAAAAGTCATTCCATCCAACCAAATACAACATAAGAAATACAGTATGTTATACAGCGATACAGTGAGACTGAAATAAATTGTTGTCACAAGTTTGTCTGATTTCCCTAATCCGAGAACATATGACTGTCTGATTTTCTGTTGAGCAAGAGCTCACATGATATAATACTTGCACTCAAGCAATCTTCTGCTCAGCAAAAACTTTGAACCCCTTGTAATCCCAGACCTCAACTTCATTcatacaaattcatatataattgATGTTCTCAATAGTGCTATAATCGACAATGTATGTAGAGGTATACCAGTGCTTACAGAAATTAGCGAAAACATTGtatagatattttcatattatgCTTGAGAATAAAAACTTACAATATTACTTCATCTCTATGCAGAAAACTTTATTCACTAGTTAACAATATTGTCCAGTTTCAATTTCAGCTTCATAATACCAGATTGAACTAAAAGTTCTCCTTTAGATGGATCTACTTTTAAAACTCTTGCTTTCTTTTTAAGAGAATAAACATGCACCATGTCACCAATCTTCGGTAGCTCTTGAATCTTTCCTGAAAATTCGCAGACAAGGGTGTGATGAATATCCAAGACAAAAAATCACAAGCATAAGAGTTTCAAGGGTGGAAGAAAAAATAGATAAGAAACATGGAAGGTTGTTACTATAATGAAATATGTCTAAAACATGGAtcatgataaattataaatatataagttaagCTACATGAAATAGAAGGAATATTATAGTAAGAATAGAACAAGTGTAGACATGAATAACACAAAAAAATTTTGAGCGCAGAGGCCTTAAAACTCAGTCTACTTTCCCTGTTGGTTTTTCTCCAACCAACACACCATAAAGGTAGGAAAATATAACGATGCCACAAGCATTATAACAGTGATACCTGATGGCGCTTCCTTGCTGTTATCATATGAAACAGCATTAGTTGTAATAGAAGTTCCGATCTCTGCTTTTACACCTTGACCATTAGATGATGAAGATGTCTTCTGGTTGATATCTGTGTTGCTAATTCTGGGCGATTGGGACAGAGTCGCCCGATATTGTCTCAGCTTCTTGTGAAGAGTAGAACGTGCTGCTGCTGCGGCCTGGGaaatttcttgcatttgtctaTGTCTTTCGGTGATGCCATGTTCAACAACTTTCCTTCTTGTCACTAGAAGTTTTTCATGCAGATCCCTTGCAAGCCTAAAACAGATTTTGTAGTTATATTCTGGGAAGTACATCAATGTGCTAAAGTTATTTGGCTGATACTAAGAAaacatgattttaatttttagagcAATTACAAGGTCAAGCAGAGTCTAATACagagaaaattattaaatctaCCTATACTCATTTCTTCGTATCAACACCAAGGTTATCATGGCGCCAAGTCGAGCCTCGGCGCCCGTATACCTAGGAATCGCCAAGGTGACAAGTCGCCCCACTAGACGACTGGTCGTAAAAAGTTGACAAGTCattcatatacatatttttactagatttgataaataaaatatagttgaacACACATCAGTTTATAGTTTGAATCAAAGTAAAAGAAAATAAGCAACAGTGAGATGTACAGGACGTAGCAGATTGTTAGTTCACATGTTAAGTGAAGCCAGAAAGTGGCGATAGGAAggaaataataatgtgaagttgaaatgatacaaagattagggATATACTATTATGTtgaaaatgatacaaagattacTTAGCCTGAAGCCGAAAGTAGTGGCAAGAAggaaataataatgtgaagttgaaataaTACAAAGATTAGGGATATACTGATTTGTtgaaaatgatacaaagattGCGTAGACGGAGCAGGTAATCAGGGCCTACACACCAATGACAAGTCTATTAGTCGCACTTGATGTAGCCGCCCAAAGCCTTATCTTTCTTCAGAACAAAATCACAAAAGATTTTGCTTGAAAACCCCTACTTCTGAAGTTTCTGGCCAGACTAGGTACTGGATCGGGTAAAACTCATAAGTCGCTAGATTAAATAAGTCGTTGCTTGACTTTTTCTATAAAAAGATttgtcgactagtcgtcgacttgaTAACAATGATCAACACAATGGTATTACATCGAGATTAGACTTATACTTATGTCTTCTTATCAAGATGACCAACATCAATTGCACTTGTAGCTTACACATCAGCCTAAAGAATCAAAAGTAGGAAAGTTAATGGAGTCTTGTTTTGCTTTATTGTTAGAAATTCGGTTCAGCTTTTCATTACTAGCTTAAACTTTAAACAGGCTTGATGCAAGCTTCCAAATTGCTTGTATGAGACAACTTGAAACTCGACTTATACTCACAAGCAAAGTTTCCATGAGCTTACAACCACAAATTAAACTGCTTCAGAGCCCTAGGTAAATTGAGTTGTTTCGCTTTACAGTTGAATAATACCAAGTCCATAGTCCATGTAAACATGCTATATTCAAGCTTTATTTGTAACTGAGCTGAGCTCATATTATGTTGGCTTGTAAACGAGCTAAGCTTATACTTGTCTAATAACCATAGCTGGTTTCCAAGGCAACAGATATATCAATATATGCAGAAAAAAAGATAACAACGAAACAAGCAAGTATATCAGAAGTAACGAGTGCTGGGAAAGAAATCACTACTTGCCAATCAAAAGCCAAacataataaattcataaatgatAACTATTGAATAGAAGATACCCACATCAGGTAATGCCGGGCTTCCTGAACATGCTCATGATAATTCTGCTTAAATTTTTCCATATCAATTATAGCCTGCATATGATGAGACATAACATGAATTACCAGTTTCGTGATCCAGAAAAAGTTCAAGACAACAGTCAAAGCAAACAATAATCTATGCTTTTGTTTCAGGAGCATCATCATTTGCAAAGATTGTATAAGCTGCATaatgacagagagtaaattcaATGTTCAATTTGGACCCAACACTTGTATCATATAGTATTATCTGCCATTGTTTTATATCTTAACATGTACCATAAAAGTTTGACATCTTGGTCATTCGCAGTAGAGGAAGACATCTACTAAAGAATATAAAGTTATGTAACACTAACAGTTAATTCTGCAAATGAATCCTGAGAAATGTCTGGgtaaaacttataaaatttgtttctattttataaatataataataaaaaaatatatgcatacGTGCATGCTTAAGCATGCTACCTCGTTGATCTCGACACTAGCAGGCCCATAGCGTCCTCGAGCATCATCCAAAATTTTGTCAGGGAGTCCTAGCCTTTCAGCTATATTTATTGCATTCGAACGACCTACATCAGAAGATACATTAATTTGGTCATGCATATTGGTATTGAGCAAACGACAACTCTAATAAAAGGTAATATAATGTGACCATAAATGAAAACGACAAAAGCTGTTCAATAGTGCAGGCAAAAATTGCTTTAAACTCTCTCCATGGAACCTGGTACAATCTCATACACATTTACATCTATGCATTTACTGGATGGTGAATAAATTTACTTTAGATTGTTCTGCCTTATATATACTAGTGGAACCCAGGCTTAGATTAAAGAATTTCCAGAGATAATGAAAGGTCAAGCAACATTACAGAAAAACATAGATAAAGTATTTAACAATGCTTGATCCATatataatgaaataaaaaataataatagtataaaaGTTCCAGAGTGCTCCAAACTATTAAAGTACAGAGTAGAATAAGGTGAAGATCACAGTAGAAGGTAGCAACACATGTGTGATAAAAACCTGGTACTCCCCAAAGAATCTTATAGGTTGGCTTCAGGTTCACGTCATCAAATTCCATGCATGCATTCTCAAAAGCATCATTGCTGTTTTATACATAATCTCGTAAGAAACTAACAGCACATGGCTTCAATGGAAAAAAAGCAGCTTTAAATAAAGCACTGCACAGTTGATTCTTTACCTGTATTTTAGGGTTTTTAGTTCCCCATGATGTGTTGTAGCTATGGTCAATAGAGAACCAGATGCAGCAAATGATTCAAGCAGTGACATTCCTAGAGCAGCTCCTTCCAAGGGGTTCGTTCCTGCACCAACCTAAAAGTTAAACACAAATACTCAGTAGTGCACATTTCACATagaaaaatttagttttaacaTCTAATTCATTTTTGTGTCCgagtaaaaaaaattgtgtctTTTTTATAGAAATAGTATATCAGGAAGAAAATTGATCATCGAAGCCTGTATACATACTTCATCCAAAAGCACCAATGACCTGTTTGTTGAATGTGATAGAATCTCCTGTGAAATTTGATGAAGAAACAGAAATAATCATCAGTATATATTGTGGCATAATCCTTAAATTTTACTAAAACTTTGACATAGGAGATGACTTCTATATATTACCCTGCTCTATATAACAGTGTTTTATTGTAATTAGGACACAACAAAGCTCACCTAAATCCTTTCTATTCTGATAGAATGTACTTAGGAATACAAAAAATGTGCAGAATTTAACATCACTCGGATCATAATCACAACATTCACAAGTATAACTCCTTAATAGCAATAACTCATTATCATGTGCACAGGGAATCAAGAAAAATCAATATTCAAAAAGTTTTCTGTCACCTTGACGCTAATGCTAATATGTACCGCTGTTTTTATTACATGCAGTAAATACTTCACATCTAATACCAGCAAGTCATTCTGAACCTAATAAGAATATCTGGGGCAGATTTTTAGAAGTATATAGGAAAGAAATGACTGCTACATCTCACTACGAAGGAAGATTAGAGATTAGAATGTTTTCACGTAATCCCCACAATTGACAGTTTGGTAATAAGAATGATCTCAAAGTGAATATGTCTATATCCACTAGAGTATGGTAAATATTTTGTTGAAGCAAAGAGGGTCAGTGTCATGATTGTTGCGCAAGTCATATGCAATAtacacgcacacacacacacacacacacacatatatatatatatatatatatatatatatatatcttatatatatatatatattagaatatttaACTGACATACACTAGTTTGCTTCAAATGTCCAGAAAAGGTAGACAAGGATTGGGACAAGGACTGCTCATCACCAATATcggcaaatataaaatcaaaccaAGGGATCTTTACTGGCTCAGATGATAATACATAAAGTCCTGCAATTAGAATACACTGGTATGAGTTTATGAAGAATAGAATAGTTCTCCCATGAGGAAACTTAGTAACAGTaaacatagttttataacaGGACTAGCCATATATGGTGTTAAAATTGTGTAATATGATACACTTTGTACGGGTAAAAAACTCAATGATGCCCAATCATTCTTGGCAATCAGAGAGTTGATTATCTTCCATTTAATAAATTAGTGGTGTTCTTCCATGCTTCTCACTcttagtttatttatttatttcctgAGTAGCTAACACAACAAGAACTGATATTATTCCTACATACTTTTTCTACCACTGTACACAATTACAGTGAGCTTCTAATGACATGTGAGTAGAATAGATAGGACATTTACCAACCTGATTTTGCCATAATTGCAGCCAACCCAATTGTTTTTAAGCAAATGGTTTTGCCCCCAGTATTGGGGCCAGTAATTACCACGACTCTAGTTGTTCTGGAAACAAATATATCAACCGCAACAGGTCTACTTTGTTCCACCATTTCTCTCTAAGAAATTATTACAAAAGAAAACCGATTAGAGAACTTCTAACAAAGTCTTGTATGCTGAAAATTCTATAATTAGGTTAAACCTACTACTTCAAGTGGTTACATGtgattgcaaggatgaaagacTTATATCTGCTTCTTTCTGGTAAAGATTCCCTGCTTGCTGTTTCCTTCTCCTAATTTCCTGAAAAAATATGCAGAATACAACATGGAACCTATAAACAGGCAAGGAATTGAGAACGAAGCAACACAGAATGGTTACTACAGAAAAAAGATTTTGTTTATATTACAATAGAGATACTAGTTGAGCATATGTTTtatgcatttagaatattcgACAATGAACACCCATTCTATACAATATCTAGTCTATTTTTGCCTAGATGCCAATAGTTTTccataaaaaacaaatttgaaaCAATGAACAGTAGTACGCATCCTCAAATTCAAGATTAAGACACTTCAAGCTGAAACCTATGACTGATATAATTTTGACCACGTGACACTAAAAAGATCTAATGTGCCCATCCGGGTGTGCAACTTACAGCTTTAGCATCATTGACATCTTTTGTGGCTTTTTGCAGATTCTGCCGATGCTGTTGAAGAAGTAAAGGATGAAAAGCTTTTGGAAGATACAAATTCCATTTCATTTGAGTGGGGTGTGATGCTTTTGCAATTTCATCTCCCGATAACTCTTTCACACTCTTGTCATATGGATAAAATAAATCCGGACATGTACCTCCGAATGCAAGACTATAAGTTGCCCGAGcatttatctaatttttgaaGTGCACAGAAAAATAATTAAGGTGAAAAACAATGATAGTGACTTGTAAAGTTAAAATGCAATTTAAAACAACAAACTGGAGacatatcaatatataaatcGTAGTCCCACTAGCGATACGTACCACATCTAGTTGAATAATATCCTTGAATAGATTTTCAATATCATCAAGATCCAGTTGAATCTAAGCAAGACAAAGGAGAATGTGATCCACAGCAATTAGGAATTAATATAActcaaaaacagaaaaaaacCTTTTCTTTTATCCTTAGCAGCACTTCTGCCTCAGCCTTTAATACAGACTCCTTTGCTTGTTGCAATTCATCATTTAATGGCACAGCAGAAAGAGGCTCCATGATGCTTTCGGCACCTGAACCACTACAACATAATATTAAACATTATAAAATGCTTCACTCAAAGTAAAGATTCAACAAATGATATTAATACGAAATGTACCTCCAATATGTGACCggaaactaatatatttatctacaaaataaaaaacaaaactatATATGCGAAATACGCGGACTTGAAATCACCTTGAAAGCAACAGACCCTCAATATTTCTTTGCAGATCGGTTTCTGATTTTATGCACCATCTTCCATCAATACTCCTTACTTCCTGAAGTCAGCAGAAAATGAGGGACACAGACATGTAAACCGAAAGAATATGGCGGATGGAAAATTTACCAGAGAGGATGTTTCAACCGTTTCAGTCCTAATCAAAGCTTCCATAAGCTGGTATAACTGAATGAAGAATACAATGGTGCTTACGAATTCAGATTAAATAATGAAATGATAAGTTACAATATGTGATACAGGCAATAGAGTTCTTGTCTTCTTGCATGTAGTGGAAGCATCACAGAATTCTGTTATAACAAATCACAAATCTAGTGGGTCAAACTTATCTTTAAGGAACAAAACAATCTTAATTTCATTTAGTATGCTTCAAGAACTCGCTACTCTTTCAGGATATGACAAACCTATTTGAAACATGTAATAATAACCAATTGGGATTAATGGATTACCAATGaagaatcaaaatcaaattctgtTTGTAACTTCAAACTCTAAGAGGGAATAAGGAGATTGTGAGGCTCTGTCAAGTTCAAATGTAATCTCATATAAGCAGTAAAGAAATCCAGTGCTTGTCAGTTTTCAGGGTCAGCTTGGTTAGCTGTAtatgtacttagtttaactaGTGATTTAAATAATAGCAATGTTCTGATACGACCAGTCAAATGTGTTTGACTGAGCCTTGTAAATACTTAAAGTTTCGTATCTATTTTTCAAGTTGAGTGATATACTtcattttctctctttttttattttctttctgtgGATGCAGCTTGGATGTTGGACAAATGAGTTTTACCGGACTTCAGAACGACTCAGCATGTATTATCATTATTAAGTACTTGATAACatcaacaaatataaaaatttccacCAGCTCCATCAAACGGACCCAAATTTAAAGTGCTAGATGCCTTATCTGATTTGAATAACAAATATAGGTTATTATGCTCAAAGTCTTAAACGTCACAATGATATATCTTTCCCTACAAATGTGCATTCAAAGTGCTATTGATTACTATGTGTAGTGTCTTAGAAATGCTTATCATGAATTTGAAGACTTCAATAAGTCATCGACTCATCATGTAATATaaaaaagggttaattatcaaataggtCACTTATTATACTGGAAAATATCAAGTGGATCACTCGGAAATTTTTGATCTCATTTGAATCACTATAgtcataaaatatatcaaatagatacctctaatatcttttcgaaaagtaaattttatttttcattgagttcTACACATTTTCGTTGGGTGttagtataatcaaatgaaaggttatgaactccagtatttatgataatatattcagattttaagaaatttatttactatttatttttaattttacaattattttgtttaatttatatcaaataaatactaaataaaattcttaaaatctgaatatattatcataaatactagaattcataacttttcatttgattatactaaCACCCAACAGAAATGTGTGgaactcaatgaaaaataaagtttacttctcgaaaagatattagaggtatctatttgatatattttatgactatagtgattcaaatgagaccaaaaatttccgAGTGATCCATTTGATATTTTCCGGTGTAATAAGTGacctatttgataattaactgTCTTATTGGACTGTTACTTTGTTAATAAGGAAAAAAGTGCATTTACCTTTCTTTCAAGTGACCGCACTTGTTCACGAGAGCGCTTTAAGGTCGAACTCTGTGCAAAGACCTCAAGAGATTAAATAGTGTAGAAGCTTGCTATGTTATTGGCAGAAAAATGGATAAACTATCTTGCAGGAAATGTGGGCGTAAATACAAACAGCAATTACACATAAGAGAACACACACCTTCCGTTAGAAAAGGAAAAGCAATGTCATATCGAGGGAAATTTGTTTCACATAATATTAAAACAATGTAACTTGTGTATAGTACAAAAAACTTTTATCCACAGTACAGACATATAGATTGAACAGATACAAAGTTCGAATGCCTTCAAAATGCAGCAAATGTCTTACAGCAGAATCTTTTACTATGCCATCTTCATCTATAAGCTGCTGAATGAACTTTATTAAGGATCCACTTGTAAACATACCTAATATCTGCTAAAAAGAAAAAGCAAAAGAAGATGCATAAATATGATAATCTAGACACGCATTTTCGAATGAAAGATCTTCGAATACATACCATTTCTGCAAGAGGCATGAAACGTTTTAACCAATCTGCATCATCCTTAATAGCAGCTTTCACATTCAACTGCAAAGTTTCTGCAAATTCAAGGAGACCTACGATGGCTATTGCTTCATTTCCACCAACATGTAAACCCCTTCTTGCATGTTGCATAGCAGATTTAACCTTTAAAAGGGTCAAGCCAGAGAGCAATCTGCTTTacacatgcataattacatacTGCAGTATTTAACTATAATGGTTCGATAATGCCGTCAATGATGTCTTAAGGATTGAAGTTTGTGCAAATAAGTTTCATCTGGGCCTGTTTCTTCTAACATCTTAGGAGGGAGAAATGATGAGCCAAACTGCTTGATATCCTGCTAAAACCTTAGTAACACTTAAGTCTATCAAAATACAAGAATCATACATCTTAATCTTGGTGAGATGAGATTGCTGAGGAACTCAACGAAGCCTAAGTTCAGTAGATCATAAAGAATCCTTTTCCAAATGGATACCTACCCTGTACTAAATCATACAATAAATAAAgtttataatattcattttcCTAGCAAGAATCGTGGGTTTGTATGTAACTTCAGCATACTGTCTCGGTAGTCCATAATATGCCTAATTGGTTTCCGGATGTATAACGAGAGAATCAATACATAAGTTGGTTGcacaaatttttttgatgttgtATAAGTCGCAGACAATATTAAAGTCCTCTGTAATATCAACCCAAAGCTACCAACATTTTCAGCatacaacaacaaaaaataaaaattatttctctGGAGCTGCCCGACAACGTATACTTGCAACTATATATGCTTACAGTGACAATGATCTGAATCAATGTTTTACTGCTACCACTTTCAGCTACAAGTCTCAAAGCACTTATAAACACTGCGTGCTGTTGATGAAATGGAACCCTACTCATGAAACTGATATGATTGATGTATTATCATCttggtatttaaaattttagattttatctCTCACCATTGTAATGATATACTGTAATATAATCAAACTTTAATCTTGCAAATTCAATGGACATCTTTGTGGAATGAAGAGTAAGATGATGCAAATTGAATTGACATCTTGCAAATTATGGATAGAAGACCAAGTAAATCAGGGACAGCAGACTAACCGATTGAACATGGATGGCAGTAAAATCCATGGAACAACCATAATTGTGCATCTCGACAGCTGCTTTAGTTTCTTCTAAGAGTCTCAAACTTTCCTCATATGTTTTATCTAACGACCATAACTGTGCCTGCACCACGAGAAACTACTATTTAACTCAACTCAAACTTGATAATTTTGTATTTGGTTTGAATACAAATTACTTATAGTAACAAAAAAAAAGGCGAGACCTCTGTAGCTTGTCGGCCTAATGAGGTACCGGCAAAGGATGCCACGGAGTGAGAGAGTTTGTCCCATTGCAGGAGCCGGAGACTGTTATGTACCACGGCCGGTTGATCAGAGTAACTGATGGAATTTTCAACTGGCACTGAGGAGGATGAAGcagatttattcagaaaagctGAAGGAGTGAAAAAATTCAACTGAACAACAAAATTCGATTTTCTTCTTAATCTTCCACCAAATGTAATACTACTCCAGAATGGTGAAGCTGAGGcgattgaagatgaagaagaattgcAGAACACCGGATGAATCAAAAACATTGTTTTAATTCAGGATttgttggcatatatatataatattatatatatacactaatcAACTGACGAAAAAAAGAAATGGCAGGGAAACAATGAGCAAAGTTTTCTGCTGTTGGCAATGTAAGTCATGGAGTGATTCCAACACCATATACATATCTAGTGACATTAATAGGGCGGAGAATTCCTTATACGTCCCAAGTGCTCAGTCAGATTAGTTCCTACAAAAAAATGATAAGAGAAAAGAATTCAGGAATAATATCTCCTCGCAAGTCCCTATAATATGACATTAATCTCTATACAGTAACTTATGTGAGTCTTCTAAGAAGCATATGCTTCATCCTTGGCACTATAACCCATTTAGGCTACATGAACAAGAAAAGGCAGACTAAgaagtaatataaaaattattaatgaataCAGAAACTATAAGGATAGGGAAGGGTAACAAAGAGAGATGACTCATTTGCCTTTCTCCTTAAGAGGTAATACGCATCAATGAA of Daucus carota subsp. sativus chromosome 3, DH1 v3.0, whole genome shotgun sequence contains these proteins:
- the LOC108214566 gene encoding uncharacterized protein LOC108214566 isoform X4: MQHARRGLHVGGNEAIAIVGLLEFAETLQLNVKAAIKDDADWLKRFMPLAEMILGMFTSGSLIKFIQQLIDEDGIVKDSASSTLKRSREQVRSLERKLYQLMEALIRTETVETSSLEVRSIDGRWCIKSETDLQRNIEGLLLSSSGSGAESIMEPLSAVPLNDELQQAKESVLKAEAEVLLRIKEKIQLDLDDIENLFKDIIQLDVINARATYSLAFGGTCPDLFYPYDKSVKELSGDEIAKASHPTQMKWNLYLPKAFHPLLLQQHRQNLQKATKDVNDAKAEIRRRKQQAGNLYQKEADISLSSLQSHREMVEQSRPVAVDIFVSRTTRVVVITGPNTGGKTICLKTIGLAAIMAKSGLYVLSSEPVKIPWFDFIFADIGDEQSLSQSLSTFSGHLKQTSEILSHSTNRSLVLLDEVGAGTNPLEGAALGMSLLESFAASGSLLTIATTHHGELKTLKYSNDAFENACMEFDDVNLKPTYKILWGVPGRSNAINIAERLGLPDKILDDARGRYGPASVEINEAIIDMEKFKQNYHEHVQEARHYLMLARDLHEKLLVTRRKVVEHGITERHRQMQEISQAAAAARSTLHKKLRQYRATLSQSPRISNTDINQKTSSSSNGQGVKAEIGTSITTNAVSYDNSKEAPSGKIQELPKIGDMVHVYSLKKKARVLKVDPSKGELLVQSGIMKLKLKLDNIVN